agagagagagagagtaagcagGGATAAACCTGACTTccttgttcatatatatatatatatatatatatatatatatatatatatatatatatatatatatatatatatatatatatatatatatatatatatatatatatatatatatatatatatatatatatatatatccagttGGTTATTTCATTCAGATTTCAGGTGTTTAATGTAAATAGCTTCAAATATTTCAGTGTCTGTATGTGCATCAGCTTTATGTAATATACTAAAATTCTTCACCGAAAACGGATGAGAATGTGTGTGGGAATGTGTTCTTATTGCTGGAAAAGGGGGGTTTGCCAACTGTTTTTGTGTACATATTGAAGTACCTTTCTGTTCACTGATTCTATGTGATAAATTTATTTTGGTTTCTCCAAGGTGTCTTTTAACTCGAACAAGTAAATGAAATTAGAAATCCATTCCAATAGAAGCCCAATAGAAATACTGCCTTtgaattaaaagagagagagagagagagagagagagagagagagagagagagagagagagagagagagagagagagagaacagtaaacgtgttgttaaaaataaatgtgaacTTAGTGTCAGGATGTTGTGCTTTAAGTATGGTAGTGCGTCGCTTTCTACTACTTTAACTAAGATGGCCATAACATGGTAATTTAATGTACTTCTGGCGTGTCATATGTGTGGCATTAGATGGAGGTTGACTAAATTTGCtttctaaaaaaataatagtggaTAGCATTATTGATGATGCTTAGCGAGAAAAATGTTAAGCACACCATttagaagataaaataatagtGGATAGCATTATTGATGATGCTTAGCGAGAAAAATGTTAAGCACACCATTTACTCGTAGAAGATAAAACGTAGCATCGATATAAAAGGGTTTGTATACCATTAATATAAAACAATCGagtaatgaaagataaatataattaaTTCCCCAAACAGTTAAGGTTAGTTTGTAGTAtgtattttttagttttgtaatatgtatttttttttttttttgtagaatggacactggacaagggcaacaaaaatccaataaaaaaaaaaaaaaacccactgacatgccagtcccagaaaatggtccaaagcagtagtcaaaaattaaaggataagtgtcctgaaacctccctcttgaaggaattcaagtcataggaaggaggaaatacagaagcaggcagggagttccagagtttaccagagaaatggatgaatgattgagaatactggtaaactcttgcattagggaggtggacataataggggtgagagaaggaagaaagtctcgtgcagcgaagccgcgggaggaggagaggcatgtagttcgcaagatcaggagagcaattagcatgaaaatagcgttaaaagatagctagagatgcaaccttgcggcgatgagagagaggctgaagacacacagttagaggacaggctgacgacagtcagttagaggagagttgatgagagagttgatgagacgaaaaagcttttcattccaccctgtctagaagagcggtatgagtggaacctccccagacatacatggatggataaggcccttgtacagagttagcagccgggagggggtgagaaaaactggcagagacgtctcagagcgcctaacttcataggagctgttttagctagagatgagatgtgaagttttcagttaaGAGTCCAGTTAAGAGTTAATTAAATccagtaaaggacagactgaagatgttcagtgtagaagagggggacagttgagtgtcactgaagaagaggggatagttgtctggaaggttgtgtcgagttgaaaaatggaggaattaaggttttgaggcattgaacaatatcgagtttgctctgccccaatcggaaattttagaaaaatcagaagtcaggcgttctgtggcttccttgcgtgaaatgtttacttcctgaagttggacgtctatgaaaagacgtggaaaagtgcagggtggtatcatcagcgtaggagtggatagaacaggaagtttggtctagaaggtcattgatgaataataaaaagagagtgggtgacagggtaatcctgaggaacaccactgttaatagatttagaagaacagtgaccgtctaccacagcagcaatagaacggtcagaaaggaaacttgagatgaagttacagagagaaggatagaagccgtaggagggtagtttggaaatcaaaactttgtgtcagactctatcaaaagcttttgatatgtccaaggcaacagcaaaagtttcaccaaaatctctaaaagagaatgaccaagactcagtaagggaagccagaagatcaccagtagagcgaccttgatggaatccatactggcaatcatATAGatgattgtgaagtgataggtgtttaagaatcttcctgttgaggatagattcagaaactttagataggcaggaaattaaagcaataggacggtagtatgagggattaggaacaggctgattgtaggcaaacttccagcaacgGAGAGAAAGCCATACATGTACTTGGGATGACATCAGGACgaagaaaagaggacaaggaaaccTGGTGGTGGAATGAGGAAGTGTAGGATagcataaagaggaagaggctggCAGAACGAAACTGGGACAGACATAGCGACGAAGGAAGTCTTCAGGAACACAAGGAAATGTGTAGCAtagtgaagaaggaagtggcAAAGGCGAAAGAAAAGGCATATGAAGAGTTATATGAGAAGTTAGATactaaggaaggggagaaagacctCTACCGACTGGCCAGATGGAGAGACAAATATGGGAGGGATGTGCAGCATGTTAAAATGATAAAGGATGCAGACGGAAATATACTGACAAGGGAAGATAATATattagaaagatggaaggagtattTTGAGGATCTGATGAACATcgaaaatgaaagggagagaagaacggAAGACTTAAATCAGGAAGTGCCAAGGATCAgtagagaagagatgaggaaggctttgaggaggatgaagggaggtaaGCAGTAGGTCCAGATAAGATACCAGAGGAAGCATGGTGGAGTTTAGGAGAGATAGCAGTGGGTTGGCTAACCAGACTGTTCAACGGGATCTTGGAAGGCGAGAGGATGCCAGATGAGTTGAGAAAAAGTGTGCTAGTGCAGATTTTCAAGAACAAGTGAGATGTACAAAGCTGCAGCAACTGTAGAGGAATTAAGCTGTTGAGTCATGCAATGAAGATATGGGAAAGAATCGTGGAAACGAGATTGCGAAGACTGGTGAGGATCAGTGATGAGAAGTTCGGATTCATGCCAGGGAGAAGCACAACGGACGCAGTATTTGCTCtgaagggaaggacaggagCTGCATTGCGTGTTTATAGGTCTAGAAGAGGCTTACGATCGGGTGCCGAGAGAAGAGCTGTGGTATTGCATGAAGTGCTCGGGAGTGGCAGAGAAGTATGCGAAGGTGGTGAAGGACATGTACGAAAACAACGTAACAGCAGTAAGGTGTGCTGCAGGAATGACAGAGGGTTTCGAAGTGGAGGTGGGACTACACCAGGGATCGGCTTTGAGCCCTGTTTGCAGTAGTAATGaacagactgactgatgagGTCAGACAGGAATCCCCACGAACTATGATGTTCGCAGACGACGTAGTGATCTGTTGCGAAAACCGGGAAGAAGTGGAGACAGAGTTAGAGAGGTAGAGATATGCACTGGAGAGAAGGGGATTGAAAGTGAGCAGGACCAAGACTGAGTACATGTGTCTCAACAGAGGTGATAGGGAGACAATAAGGCTATAAAGTGTGCAAATGACAAAGGTTGACGAATTTAGATATTTGGGGTCCACGGTACAGAGTACTGGAGACTGTGGTGGAAGCGGGACGGAATGGGTGGAGGAAGACGGCAGCAGTGACATGTGACAGAAAGGTTTCCGCAAGAACAAAGGGAAAGATTTATAAAACAGTAGTGAGATCCGCCATGCTGTACGGTATGGAAACAGTACCACTAACGAGAAAGCAGGAAGCCAAGTTGGAAGTAGCGGAATGGAAGATGTTGCGATTTGCTCTTAGAGTGACGAGGATGGATAAAATCAGAAATTATTACATCAGAGGAACAACACACGTAcgttcacatgtctggggggttccactcatactgcttttctagacaggtggaatcaaaagcttttcgtctcatcaactcctctcctctaactgactgtcttcagtctctctctcaccgccgcaatgttgcatctctagctgtcttctaccgctattttcatactaactgctcttctgatcctgctaactgcatgcctcccctcctcccgcggcctcgttgcacaagactttcttctttctctcatctctattctgtccacctctctaacgcaagagttaaccagtattctcaatcattcatccctttctctggtaaacactggaactccctgcctgcttctgtatttccaccttcctatgacttgaattcctactactgctttgacccttttatgggactggcatttcagtgggcattttttttttttttttggatttttgttgcccatggccagtgtccctcctacataaaaaaaaaaaaaaagttggtttgGGGACAAAGCAAGGAAGGCTAGGCTGAAGTTGTTTGGACTTAACAGAAGTGACGAGGggtatgtggggaggaggatgctggacatggatctacctggcaggaggaagagagggagtccaaagagaaggtttatggatgctgtGAAGGAAGATATGTAAGTGGTGGGCGTGACAGAGGAAGGCACAGAAGATCGAGTTCATTGGAGAAGAGTGATCTACTGTGGTGACCCCTAAATGGGAGCAGCCGAAAGAagaagttagctctgaactccgtctaggtaagcaatgcatagaggccagaaacagggcaaatagggtattaggattcatttttaggaatgttaaaagtagaaggcccgaagtattattaaagttatatttggcgctggtcagacctcatctagactacgctgtgcagttctggtcctcacattacaggaaaaatataggtctagtagaatcagtacagaggagagtctttaagtggtataagggttataagaagggggatgtaagcaaaattcttaggatcagcaaccaggatagaacaagaaataacgggttcaagcttgaaaaattcaggtttaagaaagagacaggaggaaattggttctgaaatagagtggtagatgagtggaacggactcagtaatcatgtcgttattgctaagacattagggagctttaagaaaagattagacgggtttatggatgggatgataggtagaaataggtaggtatatttcatacaggaactgccacgagtaagcctggtcgcttcttgcagcttccctaccAAACACAGACTTCCACCGCTTAGCCTCAAACAACTCAATCACATATATACTGGGCGATTTAAATGCAAAACATCCTTGCATAGGAacacacaacaccaacacaGCGCTCATCCGAATTTTCAACCACATCTACTCAGCTGGATATTTTCCCCGACACTTTAAAGGCGCATCAGTAAAATTGATCccaaaaccaaacaaaacagcTACAGATCCTCACAACTTCACACCTATCTCATTACTAGAAGTACCAggaaaaatcttagaaaaaagtaataaacaaaagactTAGGACTCATTTTGAATACAACAGCATTCTCTCGCCAATACAGTATGGGGCAACCGGAGCACAAACACCACACTCGCCATTATAACTGAAAAAATAGCACATTAGGAAATAGCACattaaggaaattaaggaaattaaggaaataggAAATAGCACATTAAGAAATAGACAACAATGTTGCATAGTCCTTCGTGCTCTCAAAAGTCTtcgataaagtctggcacaatgGACTGAAATATAAAATTAACAATATAAAATCAACAATATTGGACTCCCTTTAATTTTCCCCAAAATACTTTGCAGTTTCCTGGACAACAGAAATGCCCGCATATATTTACCAAACTACCAAGGACTTACATTCCACATAGGAAGTGGTGTACACCAAGGAAGATCTATATCCGCACCCTATAttccctttacacacacacactggttcgATCGCATCCCATTATATATGCCCAGCTTGTTACATTTCTCTCTCAACATTTATCTCTCCTGTAAGGTTGAAACTCGTATACACAGAAACAGCCAAAActattctatttcttccattcattttcttttccccagcCAATAGGCTGGGTCATTAACCTCAAATTATACACATTCGATGAAATTGCATATACAAGATAATTATTTTCCTCAatgcttttcctcctttctccagcTGAGTGGAGTTATCAGGATATTAATTAACCTCAATGTATACAGAGTCAAGCAAGTTGCATATACAAGCtaattgttttcttcctctcctgtatGGTTGAAACTCTTATACACAGAAACAGCCAAAGCTATTCTATTCCTCCagtcattttctcctttccccagCCAAGTGGAGTGATCAGGTCATTAACCTCAAATTATACACAATCGATGAAATTGCATATACAAGCtaattcttttcctcaatgtttttctcctttctccagcTGAGTGGAGTTATAAGAATATTAATTAACCTCAATGTATACAGAGTTAAGGAAGTTGCATATAcatcctaatttttttttcctcattttttttccttctttctccagcCGAGGAGAGGTATCAGGATATTAATCCTGGTACACACACTGTTCCAAAGTGGTTTTTGATTATCAATTACCGCTGGACActtttcattagtttttttaCGTTTGtgtaataggtaaagtcactcttggtgagtttttgtggttttcaggtgaatgtcaaaggtgaacgtataaaaatataataattttgatatatgtacagagttctggagaagggtgttgCGTGTACGGGACAACgaatgtcctctgcgtggtacaacgttacaccctggcaagagactgccggagccggcacaagggacacttagcgccttcaaaaagtgctgacagtagaaataggggcgggttgaccgcacttacagtacatgaatatattcataattataactctctaattacataaataaagcaagggaaaagctacttatagctaagagtaatacacgccaaaatacattaggaagagattaactatggagaatacttagatactataatgttggtgctaccgattacttaacgatggcaataaaaggagtatggaaagttccatggtgtgtgtgtgtgtgtgtgtgtgtgtgtgtgtgtgtgtgtgtgtgtgtgtgtgtgtgtgtgtgtgtgacataggatggcgtgatcatatccaccccacccttatccgccaacacccactatctacactcatgcatatatgtatacatacacttacgagtatattgctaatcaggcgAGGCATTATGAATACAATTcatatcattattaattatgtgacaccgttacaacACGTGCATTCTCAAGATCTAAACGAATGCCTGAACGCATGTTTTCTTACAtatcagtaacacacacacacacacacacacacatatatatatatatatatatatatatatatatatatatatatatatatatatatatatatatatatatatatatatatatatatatatatatatatttttttatttatttttttttgtagggaggacactggccaagggcaacaaaaatctaataaaaaaatgcccactgaaatgccagtcccataaaagggtcaaagcagtggtcaaaaattgatgactAAGTgtctagaacataagaacataagaaataagggaagctgcaagaagcgaccaggcttacacgtggcagtccctgtatgaaacactcctacctatttccatctgttatccccatccataaacttgtctaatcttctcttaaaagcTCTCTAGTGaaatccataaacttgtctaatcttctcttaaaagctctctagtgtcctagcactaactacatgattactgagtccgttccactcatctaccactctatttgagaaccaattttttcctatctccttcctaaacctaaatttttcaagcttgaacccgttatttcttgttctaccctggttgctgatcctaagaattttggttacatctcccttgttataacccttataccacttaaagacttctatcaggtcccctcttaacctacgtctctctagagaatgtaaatttaaccgcttcaacctcgcttcgtaaggaatactcctcatcccctgtatccttttagtcattctcctctgtactgattctaatagacctatatctttcctgtaatgtggggaccagaactgcacagcgtagtctagatgaggtctgaccagcgccaagtataattttaatattacttccggccttctacttttaacactcctaaaaatgaatcctagtaccctatttgccttgtttctggcttctatgcattgtttccctagacggagttcagagctaactataactcctaaatctttctcgtatcctgtacctaccagagtttgggtgtttaatgtgtacctattgtgtgggtttcctctacctacgctaagcactttgcatttattgatattaaattgcatttgccatctatccgtccattcattcattctatctaagtctgtctgcaaggcgatggcatccgcttctgacctaattaatctacctatctttgtgtcatccgcaaatttactaacatcgctactaattccactatccaagtcattgatatatat
The Scylla paramamosain isolate STU-SP2022 chromosome 35, ASM3559412v1, whole genome shotgun sequence DNA segment above includes these coding regions:
- the LOC135090455 gene encoding uncharacterized protein LOC135090455, translating into MCSIVKKEVAKAKEKAYEELYEKLDTKEGEKDLYRLARWRDKYGRDVQHVKMIKDADGNILTREDNILERWKEYFEDLMNIENERERRTEDLNQEVPRISREEMRKALRRMKGGLEEAYDRVPREELWYCMKCSGVAEKYAKVVKDMYENNVTAVRCAAGMTEGFEVESTGDCGGSGTEWVEEDGSSDM